In the genome of Streptomyces pactum, one region contains:
- a CDS encoding DUF5955 family protein produces MRVIGADEDPRTIELRRAVARLYRELAAHPADLPDRAVAEEELTALGVMAAAGAPEPAALRHSLLLLVGAIGSVSALALALDLLRRAIDLFGDPPPRGRG; encoded by the coding sequence GTGCGCGTGATCGGCGCCGACGAGGATCCCAGAACCATCGAACTGCGCCGGGCCGTCGCCCGGCTGTACCGGGAACTCGCCGCCCACCCCGCGGACCTGCCGGATCGCGCGGTGGCCGAGGAGGAACTCACCGCGCTGGGCGTGATGGCCGCGGCGGGCGCGCCGGAGCCCGCCGCGCTCCGCCATTCCCTGCTGCTGCTCGTCGGCGCGATCGGCTCGGTGAGCGCGCTGGCCCTCGCGCTGGACCTGCTGCGCCGGGCCATCGACCTGTTCGGCGACCCGCCGCCGCGCGGCCGGGGCTGA
- a CDS encoding IclR family transcriptional regulator codes for MPPSAEPKSASTSGGVQSLERAFDLLERMADAGGEVGLSELSTSSGLPLPTIHRLMRTLVACGYVRQQPNRRYALGPRLIRLGEGASRLLGTWARPYLARLVEATGETANMALLDGDEVVYVAQVPSRHSMRMFTEVGRRVLPHSTGVGKALLAYTPAEEVRALLGRTGMPAATPRTITSPDEFLAALEQVREAGYAVDDNEQEMGVRCLAVPVPDSPTSAAISISGPAGRVTEEATEEIVPVLKEVAAQLSVALADTNSG; via the coding sequence GTGCCGCCGTCCGCCGAGCCCAAGTCCGCCAGTACCTCAGGTGGCGTCCAGTCGCTGGAGCGCGCCTTCGACCTCCTGGAGCGGATGGCCGACGCCGGGGGCGAGGTCGGGCTGAGCGAGCTGTCCACCAGCAGCGGGCTGCCGCTGCCCACCATCCACCGCCTGATGCGCACCCTGGTCGCCTGCGGTTACGTCCGCCAGCAGCCGAACCGGCGGTACGCGCTCGGGCCCCGGCTGATCCGGCTCGGCGAGGGCGCGTCCCGGCTGCTGGGCACCTGGGCGCGGCCGTACCTGGCGCGACTGGTGGAGGCGACCGGCGAGACGGCCAACATGGCGCTGCTCGACGGCGACGAGGTGGTGTACGTGGCGCAGGTGCCCTCCCGCCACTCGATGCGGATGTTCACCGAGGTGGGACGCCGGGTGCTGCCGCACTCCACCGGCGTGGGCAAGGCCCTGCTGGCGTACACCCCGGCCGAGGAGGTCCGGGCGCTGCTGGGCCGGACCGGCATGCCGGCCGCCACCCCCCGGACCATCACCTCGCCGGACGAGTTCCTCGCCGCGCTGGAGCAGGTGCGCGAGGCCGGGTACGCGGTGGACGACAACGAGCAGGAGATGGGCGTGCGCTGCCTGGCGGTGCCGGTCCCCGACTCGCCCACCTCGGCGGCGATCTCCATCTCCGGCCCGGCGGGCCGGGTGACCGAGGAGGCCACCGAGGAGATCGTCCCGGTCCTCAAGGAGGTGGCGGCCCAGCTATCGGTCGCCCTGGCGGACACCAACTCCGGCTGA
- the aceB gene encoding malate synthase A yields the protein MSAPTPSPLAIVDAEPLDRQEEVLTEEALAFLAELHRRFTPRRDELLARRAERRAEIARTSTLDFLPETAHIREDDSWRVAPAPAALEDRRVEITGPTDRKMTINALNSGARVWLADFEDASAPTWRNVVLGQLNLIDAYERRIDFTSPQGKTYALRPAGELATVVMRPRGWHLDERHLRADGRPVPGALVDFGLYFFHNARRLVEMGKGPYFYLPKTESHLEARLWNDIFVFAQDRLGIPQGTVRATVLIETITAAYEMEEILYELRDHASGLNAGRWDYLFSIVKNFRDCGRKFVLPDRNAVTMTAPFMRAYTELLVRTCHKRGAHAIGGMAAFIPSRRDAEVNRAAFAKVRADKEREAGDGFDGSWVAHPDLVPIARAAFDAVLGDRPNQKDRLREDVHVTAAELTDIASLHAEPTFEGLRNAVQVGIRYIEAWLRGLGAVAIFNLMEDAATAEISRSQIWQWINAGVEVTHEGRTVPVTAELVRRVAAEELAAVREETGAEAFAAGRWQQAHDLLLQVALDEDYADFLTLPAYELLD from the coding sequence ATGTCCGCACCGACTCCGTCCCCACTGGCCATCGTCGACGCCGAGCCGCTGGATCGTCAGGAAGAGGTGCTGACCGAGGAGGCCCTGGCCTTCCTGGCCGAGCTGCACCGGCGCTTCACCCCGCGCCGCGACGAGCTGCTGGCCCGTCGCGCCGAGCGCCGCGCGGAGATCGCCCGGACCAGCACCCTCGACTTCCTGCCGGAGACCGCGCACATCCGCGAGGACGACAGCTGGCGGGTGGCCCCGGCCCCCGCCGCGCTGGAGGACCGCCGGGTGGAGATCACCGGGCCCACCGACCGCAAGATGACCATCAACGCGCTCAACTCCGGGGCCCGGGTCTGGCTCGCGGACTTCGAGGACGCCTCCGCCCCCACCTGGCGCAACGTCGTGCTCGGCCAGCTCAACCTGATCGACGCCTACGAGCGCCGGATCGACTTCACCAGCCCCCAGGGGAAGACCTACGCGCTGCGCCCGGCCGGGGAACTGGCCACCGTGGTGATGCGTCCGCGCGGCTGGCACCTGGACGAGCGGCACCTGCGGGCCGACGGGCGCCCGGTGCCCGGCGCGCTGGTGGACTTCGGACTCTACTTCTTCCACAACGCCCGCCGCCTGGTCGAGATGGGCAAGGGACCGTACTTCTACCTGCCCAAGACCGAGTCCCACCTGGAAGCCCGGCTGTGGAACGACATCTTCGTCTTCGCCCAGGACCGGCTGGGCATCCCGCAGGGCACGGTCCGTGCCACCGTGCTGATCGAGACCATCACCGCGGCCTACGAGATGGAGGAGATCCTCTACGAGCTGCGGGACCACGCCTCCGGGCTCAACGCCGGACGGTGGGACTACCTGTTCTCCATCGTGAAGAACTTCCGTGACTGCGGCCGGAAGTTCGTGCTGCCGGACCGCAACGCGGTGACCATGACCGCCCCCTTCATGCGCGCCTACACCGAACTCCTGGTGCGCACCTGCCACAAGCGCGGCGCCCACGCCATCGGCGGCATGGCCGCGTTCATCCCCTCGCGCCGGGACGCGGAGGTCAACCGGGCCGCCTTCGCCAAGGTCCGTGCCGACAAGGAACGGGAGGCCGGCGACGGTTTCGACGGCTCCTGGGTGGCCCACCCGGACCTGGTGCCGATCGCGCGGGCCGCCTTCGACGCCGTCCTGGGGGACCGGCCGAACCAGAAGGACCGGCTGCGCGAGGACGTCCACGTCACCGCGGCGGAGCTGACCGACATCGCCTCGCTGCACGCCGAGCCCACCTTCGAGGGCCTGCGCAACGCGGTCCAGGTCGGCATCCGGTACATCGAGGCGTGGCTGCGCGGCCTGGGCGCGGTGGCCATCTTCAACCTCATGGAGGACGCCGCCACCGCGGAGATCTCCCGTTCCCAGATCTGGCAGTGGATCAACGCCGGTGTCGAGGTCACGCACGAGGGCCGGACGGTGCCGGTCACCGCCGAGCTGGTGCGCCGGGTGGCCGCCGAGGAACTGGCCGCCGTGCGCGAGGAGACGGGTGCCGAGGCGTTCGCCGCCGGGCGCTGGCAGCAGGCGCACGACCTGCTGCTGCAGGTCGCCCTGGACGAGGACTACGCTGACTTCCTCACCCTCCCGGCGTACGAGCTGCTGGACTGA
- a CDS encoding DinB family protein: protein MTSSRHDLLRRQFDLTWALLDHHLERLEPEDFLWEPAPLCWTVRPDAGGRWVPDFAETEPDPVPVPTIAWLSWHIDWWWSVALDHARGRTPREREEIDWSGPDRAVDRLRALRAQWSAAVDRLTDAGLDATAPFPWPRDPRYTVADMIGWVNAELMKNAAEIGQLRLVRAASRS from the coding sequence GTGACCTCATCCCGCCACGACCTGCTGCGCCGCCAGTTCGACCTGACCTGGGCACTGCTCGACCACCACCTGGAGCGGCTGGAGCCGGAGGACTTCCTGTGGGAGCCCGCGCCGCTGTGCTGGACGGTGCGGCCGGACGCCGGCGGACGGTGGGTGCCGGACTTCGCGGAGACCGAGCCGGACCCGGTGCCGGTGCCCACCATCGCCTGGCTGAGCTGGCACATCGACTGGTGGTGGAGCGTGGCGCTCGATCACGCGCGGGGCCGGACACCGCGCGAGCGCGAGGAGATCGACTGGTCCGGCCCGGACCGGGCCGTGGACCGGCTGCGCGCCCTGCGCGCGCAGTGGTCGGCGGCGGTGGACCGGCTCACCGACGCCGGCCTGGACGCCACCGCGCCGTTCCCCTGGCCGCGCGACCCCCGGTACACCGTCGCCGACATGATCGGCTGGGTGAACGCCGAACTCATGAAGAACGCGGCGGAGATCGGGCAGCTCCGACTGGTGCGGGCCGCGTCCCGGTCGTAG
- a CDS encoding nucleotidyltransferase family protein has translation MSPHTSDSLASLSGPVAGLLLAAGGGRRLGGRPKALLTHRGRPLVERAVAALRAGGCDPVQVVLGAAAEEVRHRADLSGCRVTENPEWDTGMGSSLRAGLTALAATGAADAAAALVMLVDQPRVGAEAVARLVAAHRDGTALAAAAYHGERGHPVLIGRALWPEVMASATGDRGARDFLRAHRERLTPVECSDVAAPDDVDTPPDLRLLE, from the coding sequence ATGAGTCCGCACACATCTGACAGTTTGGCGTCACTTTCCGGTCCGGTGGCCGGCCTGCTGCTGGCGGCCGGCGGTGGCCGGCGGCTGGGCGGGCGGCCGAAGGCGTTGCTCACCCACCGGGGACGGCCCCTGGTGGAACGGGCGGTGGCCGCGCTGCGCGCCGGCGGGTGCGACCCGGTGCAGGTGGTGCTGGGCGCGGCGGCCGAAGAGGTACGGCACCGGGCCGATCTGTCCGGATGCCGGGTGACGGAGAACCCGGAGTGGGACACCGGAATGGGCTCCTCGCTGCGCGCCGGACTGACCGCGCTGGCCGCGACGGGGGCGGCGGACGCGGCGGCGGCGCTGGTGATGCTGGTGGACCAGCCGCGGGTCGGGGCGGAGGCGGTGGCCAGGCTGGTCGCCGCCCACCGGGACGGGACCGCGCTGGCCGCCGCCGCGTACCACGGCGAGCGGGGCCACCCGGTGCTCATCGGGCGGGCGCTGTGGCCCGAGGTGATGGCGAGCGCGACCGGGGACCGCGGCGCCCGGGACTTCCTCCGCGCCCACCGCGAGCGGCTGACGCCGGTGGAGTGCTCGGACGTGGCGGCGCCGGACGACGTCGACACCCCGCCCGACCTGCGACTGCTGGAGTGA
- a CDS encoding nucleobase:cation symporter-2 family protein — MFTSGLQHVAAMYAGVVAPPMIIGPAVGLSATETAFLMGASLFTAGIATLLQTIGFWRIGARLPFVNGVSFAGVTPMIAIGNGAGPDDALPVIFGATIVAGVLGFVLAPYFSKLVRFFPPLVTGTVITLIGISLLPVAFNWARGGNAAADDYGDGTYLALAAITLVLVLVLRRVLRGFLQQISILLGLIGGTLVAIPFGVTNTDAIRDADIVGFPTPFHFGAPQFDAAAIISMCVVMLVCMTESTADMLALGRIVDRPADERTLEGGLRADTLGTAVSPLFNGFACSAFAQNIGLVAMTRVRSRFVVATGGVILVVLGLCPMAASLISLVPLPVLGGAGIVLFGSVAVSGVQTLGEAALEKGENALIVAVALGVGLIPIAAPDFYHAFPEDLLVVLDSGISTGCLVAVALNLAFNHLGARAADERTAEVVPHPVPAPH; from the coding sequence ATGTTCACCAGCGGGCTGCAGCACGTGGCCGCCATGTACGCGGGCGTCGTCGCACCGCCCATGATCATCGGCCCGGCGGTCGGCCTCTCGGCCACCGAGACCGCCTTCCTCATGGGGGCCAGCCTCTTCACCGCCGGCATCGCCACCCTGCTCCAGACGATCGGGTTCTGGCGGATCGGCGCCCGGCTGCCCTTCGTCAACGGCGTCTCCTTCGCGGGCGTCACGCCGATGATCGCCATCGGCAACGGCGCCGGCCCCGACGACGCGTTGCCGGTGATCTTCGGCGCCACCATCGTCGCCGGCGTCCTCGGGTTCGTGCTCGCCCCCTACTTCTCCAAACTGGTGCGGTTCTTCCCGCCCCTGGTCACCGGCACCGTGATCACCCTGATCGGGATCTCGCTGCTGCCGGTCGCCTTCAACTGGGCCCGCGGCGGCAACGCCGCGGCCGACGACTACGGCGACGGCACGTACCTGGCACTGGCCGCCATCACCCTGGTGCTCGTCCTGGTCCTCCGGCGGGTGCTGCGCGGCTTCCTCCAGCAGATCTCCATCCTGCTCGGCCTGATCGGCGGCACCCTCGTCGCCATCCCGTTCGGCGTCACCAACACCGACGCCATCCGGGACGCGGACATCGTCGGCTTCCCCACGCCCTTCCACTTCGGCGCCCCGCAGTTCGACGCCGCCGCGATCATCTCGATGTGTGTGGTGATGCTGGTCTGTATGACCGAGTCCACCGCGGACATGCTGGCCCTGGGCCGGATCGTGGACCGGCCGGCCGACGAGCGGACCCTGGAGGGCGGGCTGCGCGCCGACACCCTGGGCACCGCGGTCAGCCCGCTGTTCAACGGCTTCGCGTGCAGCGCCTTCGCGCAGAACATCGGCCTGGTGGCGATGACCAGGGTGCGCAGCCGGTTCGTGGTGGCGACCGGCGGCGTGATCCTGGTCGTGCTGGGCCTGTGCCCGATGGCCGCCTCGCTGATCTCGCTGGTCCCGCTGCCGGTGCTCGGCGGCGCCGGCATCGTGCTGTTCGGCTCGGTGGCCGTCAGCGGGGTGCAGACGCTCGGCGAGGCCGCGCTGGAGAAGGGCGAGAACGCCCTGATCGTGGCGGTGGCGCTGGGCGTCGGACTGATACCGATCGCCGCCCCGGACTTCTACCACGCCTTCCCCGAGGACCTGCTGGTGGTGCTGGACTCCGGCATCAGCACCGGGTGCCTGGTGGCGGTGGCGCTCAACCTCGCCTTCAACCACCTCGGAGCACGCGCGGCGGACGAGCGGACGGCGGAGGTCGTCCCGCACCCGGTCCCCGCTCCGCACTGA